A window of the Salvelinus sp. IW2-2015 linkage group LG37, ASM291031v2, whole genome shotgun sequence genome harbors these coding sequences:
- the LOC111960097 gene encoding butyrophilin subfamily 1 member A1 yields METFKMKSILKVSKLNSQLKLESSTQSQSIGAVRWNLPEEDLQAHSSAPTSPRKSSAPSTHRSSQHPHQHGMKNLRSLQECVRFINHWKEQVAQVCKSGSDAXKGTSKXETPVELKTEHSLEESRKLIVLWANELNSVDKLAKARPWVQERCEEEEEEENKDGEXDPDEEVQQRIMEWAKELQSASESCGVQSNELGNVLRLLGLRKKRLINLLPLLEFITWSLLKEDCKGGISPLWLSAKQXTWKAGTPRYIPNSVWNWMISASADVTFDPMTNHLWLQLSDDHRKVQEGISESNLPFSPQRFDXWPGVLGWEGYASGRHYWEVDIANNGYWRVGLTTASAKRQGRFPMSPQTGYWTLWRSMHQFYACTKPETPLPLGLVARRMGIYLDYEEGQISFYNAETKTHIYTFTGKFKEKLYPVFAPLDGRALITIISPHKVSTL; encoded by the exons AGCTTAACTCCCAGCTGAAGTTGGAGAGCTCTACCCAGAGTCAATCCATTGGGGCGGTGCGCTGGAATCTTCCTGAAGAGGACCTCCAGGCCCACAGCTCAGCCCCTACCAGCCCCCGCAAGAGCAGTGCCCCCTCCACACATCGCTCATCG CAACACCCTCATCAGCATGGCATGAAGAACCTGCGCAGTCTACAGGAATGTGTCCGCTTCATCAACCACTGGAAGGAGCAGGTGGCCCAAGTCTGCAAG AGTGGCAGTGATGCGGSGAAGGGCACCAGTAAAGRAGAGACCCCTGTGGAACTGAAAACAGAACACAGTCTGGAAGAGAGCAGGAAACTCATTGTGCTGTGGGCCAATGAGCTCAACAGCGTCGACAAG CTGGCGAAGGCTAGGCCCTGGGTGCAGGAGagatgtgaggaggaggaggaagaagaaaacaAGGATGGCGAGRAGGACCCCGATGAGGAAGTGCAGCAGAGGATCATGGAGTGGGCCAAGGAGCTGCAGAGCGcctcagag AGTTGTGGGGTGCAGAGCAATGAGCTAGGCAATGTTCTGCGTCTGCTGGGTCTGAGGAAGAAGAGACTGATCAACCTCCTGCCCTTACTGGAGTTCATTACTTGGTCACTGCTCAAAGAGGACTGCAAG GGTGGCATTTCTCCGCTGTGGCTGTCAGCAAAGCAGYGCACCTGGAAGGCAGGCACTCCAAGATACATCCCTAACTCAGTGTGGAACTGGATGATCAGTGCATCAG ccgATGTGACCTTTGACCCCATGACCAACCACCTGTGGCTCCAGCTCTCAGATGACCACCGCAAGGTCCAGGAGGGCATATCTGAGTCCAATCTGCCCTTCAGTCCCCAGCGCTTCGACRCCTGGCCTGGCGTGCTGGGCTGGGAGGGATACGCCTCCGGACGGCACTACTGGGAAGTCGACATAGCCAACAACGGCTACTGGCGGGTTGGCCTGACCACGGCGAGTGCCAAACGCCAGGGCCGCTTCCCCATGAGCCCCCAGACGGGCTACTGGACCCTGTGGCGCAGCATGCACCAGTTCTACGCCTGTACCAAGCCTGAGACGCCCCTGCCCCTGGGTCTGGTGGCCCGCCGGATGGGGATCTATCTAGACTACGAGGAAGGACAGATCTCCTTCTACAACGCAGAGACCAAGACCCACATCTATACATTCACAGGCAAGTTCAAGGAGAAGCTGTACCCGGTGTTTGCCCCGCTGGACGGACGCGCACTCATCACCATCATCTCGCCACACAAGGTCTCTACACTTTGA